Proteins found in one Zea mays cultivar B73 chromosome 1, Zm-B73-REFERENCE-NAM-5.0, whole genome shotgun sequence genomic segment:
- the LOC118473064 gene encoding ATP synthase protein MI25-like, with protein MSFALLGARCFIGFLILSRKSLGKTFKETLDGRIESIQESLQQFFNPNEVILEESNEQQRLLNLRISLRICSTINVVESLSAARCAPKCEKTVQALLCQNLNLKSATLLNATSSRRIRLQDDIVTGFHFSVSERFVSGSTTLVEASTVEQIREAFLLEPRDLLREGFIVLRNEFFDSLFEFK; from the coding sequence ATGAGCTTTGCTCTTCTGGGCGCTCGTTGTTTTATAGGCTTTCTCATATTAAGTCGAAAGAGTTTAGGTAAGACTTTCAAAGAAACTCTCGACGGGAGAATTGAGTCTATTCAGGAATCATTGcagcaattcttcaatcctaacgAAGTCATTCTGGAGGAATCCAATGAACAACAACGATTACTTAATCTACGGATCAGCTTGCGAATTTGCAGCACCATAAATGTAGTAGAATCATTATCAGCGGCACGCTGTGCGCCTAAGTGCGAAAAGACAGTGCAAGCTTTGTTATGCCAAAACCTAAATCTCAAGTCAGCAACACTTCTAAATGCCACTTCTTCCCGTCGCATCCGTCTTCAGGACGATATAGTCACAGGTTTTCACTTTTCAGTGAGTGAAAGATTTGTATCCGGGTCTACAACTTTGGTAGAAGCTTCTACCGTAGAACAAATTCGAGAGGCCTTCTTATTAGAACCCAGAGACCTACTTCGAGAAGGCTTTATTGTCCTAAGAAACGAATTCTTTGATTCACTTTTTGAATTTAAGTAA